The DNA region cttcttcctcctgctcctcctcttcttcactgTCTGAGTCCTCATATAGATTGATCGTTGCCTGGACAGGGAAGTTATGCAGTAAAATCTCCCCATAACTGTACAGGTAGTCAAAGGAACGGGATTTGGGCCAGAAGAGCCTGTGAACAGAGAAGAAACATGACCTCTAATTTAAACAGGTCTCATATGTACAGAAGGGTCAGTAAGACCACAGAGTAAGCCAGCCCTTAAACTCTTTGTCTTACCTGCAATAATGgtgtgagaaagaaaggaaaaataaacaagagcTTTATAACAGAATTTTCTTAAGTGTTACAAAATGTCCCCAGGCAAGAAGGTAATGTATGGTGGGCTATAACTGTAGGGAGCCCCAACCCCAGTATCTATCAATTTTGAAACTGCTCCCACCTCCACCTTGCAAGTTCTCTGGCCAATAATTCTCTGTGTCCTCCATTTCCTACTAAGGCTTCTTTCACTGACGTGTCCATAGCGGCACATTAATAGGGATCATTGATAATGCCTTCATGGAAGATAACCTTAGCAAAGCTCTTAATCTTTCTGGACTTCAgttttcttgtctataaaataGTGATTCTAGCAGTGCTTCTCTCTTCTTGTTTCACAGGGCTGTTGTAGGGATTTAAAGAGATAATGAATTTATGTCAAGTTCTGAGCTCGGTGCCAGAAGCTTACCTGATGGGGTGATAGAACTTGGAGTCAGCTTTGGTGACCTCGACACTTGTTGCCCCATCAGTGGCCTGTTCAAAGCAAAAGCTAACATGTAATCAAAGTACATGGCCAGATAGCTGTCTTCTCTGtatcaggggtcagaaacctgCAGGTAAGATGATCTAGAAAAAGGCTTTAaacatctctgggctccagcccctACTCCCACCCTCCAGCAAAGAGATCTGTCCTGGTTCTGGTTGAAAAACAAGGGGACAGAGTGTTGGGGATTGTTAACTTTCCTGCCCCTGTTCAAACACCTGTTTGAAGACTGTCCAGGGCACAGAGTTCTACTGGAACAGCAAAGATttaggggcgggggtgggggaagagcacTGGGGCCAGGAGACCAGAATTCTAGCAGCTGCCCTACCATAGCCTAGCTTTGGAGCCTGCTCAAACATTCTTCTACTCTGGCTCTCAGtctctttatctttaaattgCACGGAAACCTCAGGTCTTCCCTCCTCCTAGAGGTACTGTGAGAATGAAATGTGAGCAAGGTTGTGAAGATAGTTTCTCAGCTCTGCAGCCCTGGACTGAGGTCAGAGGGCCTTTGGGAAaggacctgtgtgtgtgtgtgaatgcattTGGCTGCATTTGAACATGTGTAACAGGAGCTCAAACTCACCAAATCCATCTGCCTTGAGAAGTCACTCGTAGAACACAGCCAAGGCCTCCAAAGACAAACCCCtctagggcacagaggagaaatccATCAGTTGGAGGAAGGAGGCTAGAATGTGGACTCCCTGAGATAACAAAGAGGCCTCCAAAAATCCTTGGCTTGGCTGCCATCTACTTCAGGAAGCTTTTCATCAGGACCCTGAGCCCAGGTCAGGACAGATGCCCCTCCTCTCTGCTTCAACAATGTTATCATTAGTCTTATCACAGTTTTGTAATTGTCTATTTATTTGCCTTTCAGCTTTTTAAGGGCAGATTTATGTTTGATCATATCTGAGTCCCCAAcacctagcacaatgcctggtataCAGTCCgcatttcagtaaatatttgttgagctccTTAAATGTTTGGAGGAATGAATGAGGGTTGGGTGGGGAATATCTTGCCCATTACCTCCTGCTGCAAGAAGCAGAGGTCAGAGTCCTACTATCTTCCTGGGCTGAGGGAAAGGGACAGAAGTACTCCTGGGCCAATTGCTTCCCCACTAGACTTCTAGAAGTAGGGGGAAAGCAAATGGAAATCTTATAATGTGGTTAGGAAAGAGACAGTTCCCAAGACAAAGGCCTTTTGGAACTTTGaccctctccccaccacccccgCCTCTTCTGCCAAGGTCATGTTAAATCTAGGTTTGACAGCGTTCTCCCATGTGCTTCTCAGTGGACTAAGCAGTCCTCAAGTCCCCTACTGTCACCCAAAGGGATTAGTGAAGTGAAAAGTCAGTTGAAATATTCCAGTCTGTGATATGAAGGAAACAATTCTTGAGAGCTGAggcctttgcctttttttttgttttcctttacagAGAACAGGGACACCTTGGacatctcattttctttcctctcccaggAAACCCACTGAGCTAGAGTTCAAGTTGCCAAAGACCAAATTCCACTTACCTTTCACTCCCATCTAGTTGTGgtccagaggaaggaagaggtgaTTGGCCTAACAGGCCAGGGAGTGCCAGGGGATCCTGTGCTAGGATTGGAGCTATGTTTAAGGCCATGGCTGGGACAGTGGCAGCAGCAGCACAGGGAGCAGAAGGATCCATTCTTAGAGTGTCAAGACCAGGCAGGCTGTGAGGGCTCCTATTTCTCAAAACCTGATGCACTCTTGGCCTTTCCCGGAAGACCCTTTATAAGACCTGCTTGGACTCATAAATTATTCAGGGAAGTACAGAGGTGGGGGACTTGGGGCGGTGAAGATTTAAGAAAGGCCCTCAAGGAGGGAGAGCTGGGTTCCTGGGTGTGAAATCTTTCCCAGTTGAATAAACAGAGAGTCAGTGGGGGGTGAGAGGTTATCTTTACCTCCAAGTCAGAAAGGAAAACACAGAAGGGGCAAATCACACACCATTTGTGCGAATTCTCCAGGCAGTAGCAGGGCCAGAGGAGGAAAAGGTGGGAAGCTCATTAGTACCAGAAACCACAGAAAGTTGTCAAGCACAGAGGGCTGGACAGACAGGCTTCTAGTACAGCTCATTCCCCACATGAAGGACAGCTGATTTGGCTAAGGAGAATAAGGAACTCAAGCATTATTTCAACTCAAACCCCAAATATACTggtcacaaaacttaggggatatttcaagataaatatgaagcaataaagtatcctctaatttttgtgagcagtgtatatttgcCAGGCGGACTTGAGATAAGGAGACTGCCATTAAGCGTACTACCTGGGTTAGGAAAAGAGTGGGTTCTAGGTGGAACAGGTCTAGTTGCCTATGGGGTAAACCTCAAGTCTTCTTTCCACGCTCTCCCCTTTAGAGGCCAGTTCATTTACAAAAGTGCCCGAATCCCCTTTCCAGCCTCAGTGGTAAGTGGTTCCATAAAGGAACGCAGGTAGCATTTTAAGGGATTTCAGGTCAGCTTCCAGGTTTTAGAGCTCAACTTCCAGTTCAAGAGCCAAGGTGCTGGGGGAGGCAGACTTTTGTCTACCTTCAAAGCTGCTGAAGGATCATCCCTGGCCCAAGGGCTTCATTTTCTTCACGTGTGAGACCAGTGTGAGCTCAGTGGTCCCAAAAGGCCCCGCAGCCCGAACACCCTGTGACATGGATTGAGTAAATGGGTACTGaccccaggcaagcccagaggcTCAAACACAGACTTGGCCTTAGCCAGTCTTCTGGGCTTTTGACAAAACTTCCAGTTACAACTACTGGCAGGCTTCTTATGCATTAGAAGTCCCCAAAATATTTTCCTGACCTCATTTTCCAGCACCAGCATGAATTTAGCTTTTTGGATAGTCATCACAGTCAGATTTGTAAtggtaaaaaattagaaacaacctaaaATGTCCAATAATAAGAAACTGGTTAAGCTAATTAGAGTATGTTCTTGCAACCGAATACTATGTAGACACTCACAATCATGCTTTAAGAAGTGCAATTAtccacagagaaaatgaaaataaacaacaacaacaacaaaacccccccAGATACTAACAGAGGATAAATAATTTGATTCAAgggcttctcttttctctgttcaCCTACCCCCTACCTCCACCACCCTTCAAATTCCAGCTCCACTCTGTTCTTTACAGCAAAGGAAAATTGGAATCGACctaaatttctaattttagagaGCTGATTAAATAAATCATTGAATAGTTATACAAAATTTTGTATTACAGTTGTCTATTAGAAGATTGGGGGAAAGTTAATGtattgaagagagaaaaaagtagcCTTTACAGTATGACCTAGAGGAGGATCTCATTTTGGTAAGAAAAGAGTATAGAATATATAGTATCAATATTTAGGTAGGGAAAAGACtggttaaaagaaaagagaatgttaCAATGGTTGATTCTGGGAGTAATACAGTATTATAGtagatctttatttccttctttatgcttttctgaattttctaaaaAGTTCCGCAAAACCTGATATATTTGGATAATAAAATGTAACAGCACAtcacaatacaaagaaagaaatgcttaTCCACACAGGAGAGAAAACTCTTGTGGAAATGGCAGCCATTTTCAAGTATCTGAGGATTAGACTGCAATGGGATTGCACATGTTCTGTGTGACTTCAAAGGAGAGGGTAGATAGAGGCCCAGTGGTGAACGATATAAGGAGACATTTTGGCTCAAAGGAAAACTTTCTAACTGTTCAGCCACCACCTAAACCAAGGACCTGGCGCTGTACTGGTCCTTAATAAACAGAGGTTTATTACATGTGGTGAAACGGGGTTAGCTCTCTCTCCATGAGCTGTGGAAGTGCAGACTGGATCCTggatcctttgaaaaaaaatctttgggaaTGAAATGATGGGTGCTGAGGAGCCTGAGTTTCTATCAGACCTCTGAGGGTTCTTGCTAAATTTACCTCCAGAAGATGAGAATTTGCATACTCTGTATTATTGACTCAAAAGAGGAAGGAGGCTGAGAAAGACTACCAGGTCGAAGTGATTGAGCTGGAAGGAGAtagtaaatgagaaagaaatagacagcctgaccaggtggtggcgcagtgtatagaacatcgaactgggatgtggaggacccaggttcgagacctcaaggtcacgcgggctcatctggtttgagcaaat from Saccopteryx leptura isolate mSacLep1 chromosome X, mSacLep1_pri_phased_curated, whole genome shotgun sequence includes:
- the RIPPLY1 gene encoding protein ripply1 isoform X1; translation: MDPSAPCAAAATVPAMALNIAPILAQDPLALPGLLGQSPLPSSGPQLDGSERGVCLWRPWLCSTSDFSRQMDLATDGATSVEVTKADSKFYHPIRLFWPKSRSFDYLYSYGEILLHNFPVQATINLYEDSDSEEEEEQEEEEEDNEVE
- the RIPPLY1 gene encoding protein ripply1 isoform X2, translated to MDPSAPCAAAATVPAMALNIAPILAQDPLALPGLLGQSPLPSSGPQLDGSERPLMGQQVSRSPKLTPSSITPSGSSGPNPVPLTTCTVMGRFYCITSLSRQRSIYMRTQTVKKRRSRRKKRRTTK